The Microbacterium sp. SORGH_AS_0862 genome has a segment encoding these proteins:
- the rdgB gene encoding RdgB/HAM1 family non-canonical purine NTP pyrophosphatase, whose product MTDRVVLATHNPHKVEEFRHIVQATRPDLTVIGYDGPEPIEDGVTFAANALIKARAAAAYTGLPALADDSGICVDVLGGAPGVFSAYWAGHRKDAAANLELLLDQLSDIADPHRTAQFVSTIALVMPGGAEHVVEGVWPGRLALAADGAGGFGYDPIFIPDGQSGTERTVGQFSAAEKNAASHRARAFAELGPLLSEL is encoded by the coding sequence ATGACCGACCGGGTGGTGCTCGCCACGCACAACCCGCACAAGGTCGAGGAGTTCCGCCACATCGTGCAGGCGACCCGTCCCGATCTCACCGTCATCGGCTACGACGGGCCGGAGCCGATCGAGGACGGCGTGACCTTCGCGGCCAACGCGCTGATCAAGGCCCGCGCGGCGGCCGCCTACACCGGGCTTCCCGCGCTGGCCGACGACTCCGGCATCTGCGTCGACGTGCTCGGCGGGGCGCCGGGGGTGTTCTCCGCCTACTGGGCCGGACACCGTAAGGATGCCGCAGCCAACCTGGAGCTCCTGCTCGATCAGCTGTCCGACATCGCAGATCCGCACCGCACCGCGCAGTTCGTCTCCACGATCGCCCTCGTGATGCCCGGCGGCGCCGAGCACGTCGTCGAGGGCGTCTGGCCGGGCCGGCTCGCACTCGCCGCGGACGGTGCCGGCGGATTCGGCTACGACCCGATCTTCATCCCCGACGGCCAGTCCGGCACGGAGCGCACGGTCGGTCAGTTCTCGGCCGCCGAGAAGAACGCCGCGTCGCACCGCGCACGTGCCTTCGCCGAGCTCGGACCCCTGCTGAGCGAGCTCTGA
- a CDS encoding cation diffusion facilitator family transporter → MHDHAPASGVRGGSNRRLLAISLGITSTVFVVQVVGAILSGSLALLADAAHMLTDAAALVIALIASAVAARPANDRRTFGYQRAEVFGALANGVILLGLSLWVGVEAITRLVNPAEAEVAGGLMLGVAAVGLIANAVAMWLLGAAQRTSINVRGAYLEVLGDLLGSVAVIVAAVVILLTGWLPADAIASLLIAAMIVPRAIGLLREVVSVLSEATPKGVEVDTIRAHILGTPGVVAVHDLHVWQLTRGAPVFTAHVVVDEEAYATGGAARILSDLQGCLAKHFDVEHSTFQLEPADHVEHEAHA, encoded by the coding sequence ATGCACGATCACGCGCCCGCATCCGGAGTCCGCGGCGGCAGCAACCGCCGCCTGCTCGCGATCTCGCTCGGGATCACCTCGACGGTGTTCGTCGTGCAGGTCGTCGGTGCGATCCTGTCCGGGTCGCTGGCGCTGCTCGCGGACGCCGCGCACATGCTGACGGATGCGGCAGCGCTTGTCATCGCGCTGATCGCCAGTGCCGTGGCGGCACGCCCCGCCAACGACCGCCGCACCTTCGGCTATCAGCGCGCCGAGGTGTTCGGTGCTCTCGCCAACGGCGTGATCCTGCTCGGACTCTCGCTGTGGGTCGGCGTCGAAGCGATCACGCGGCTCGTCAACCCGGCCGAGGCGGAGGTCGCCGGCGGACTGATGCTCGGCGTCGCCGCGGTCGGTCTGATCGCGAACGCCGTCGCGATGTGGCTGCTGGGTGCGGCGCAGCGGACGAGCATCAACGTGCGCGGCGCGTACCTCGAAGTGCTCGGCGACCTGCTCGGCTCGGTCGCGGTGATCGTCGCCGCCGTCGTGATCCTCTTGACCGGCTGGCTGCCGGCCGACGCCATCGCGTCGCTGCTCATCGCGGCGATGATCGTGCCGCGCGCCATCGGCCTGCTGCGCGAGGTCGTCTCGGTGCTGAGCGAGGCGACGCCGAAAGGCGTCGAGGTCGACACGATCCGCGCGCACATCCTCGGTACCCCCGGTGTCGTCGCCGTGCACGACCTGCACGTGTGGCAGCTCACCCGCGGCGCGCCCGTGTTCACGGCGCACGTCGTGGTCGACGAGGAGGCGTACGCCACCGGCGGCGCCGCCCGCATCCTCAGTGATCTGCAGGGCTGCCTCGCGAAACACTTCGACGTCGAGCACTCGACCTTCCAGCTCGAGCCCGCCGATCACGTCGAGCACGAGGCGCACGCCTGA
- a CDS encoding ATP-dependent DNA ligase has product MSAREQTVDVEGRRIRVSHLDKVLYPATGTTKAEVIDYYARIAPLLLPHLDGRPVTRKRWPDGVASEPFFAKNLERSAPEWLRRQSIEHSTGTKDYVLVDDVPTLVWLAQTASLELHTPQWRFGADGRPSDPDRLVLDLDPGDDIDLPTVAEVARWARAILTDAGLTPFPVTSGSKGIHLYCALPAGQTSEAASALAKELARSLEADHPDLVVSSMSRALRPGKVFVDWSQNNGKKTTIAPYSLRGRARPTVAAPRTWEELNDRGLAQLDLTQVLARAETDGDLLAPLRPRRGAADPLRTYISKRSADRTPEPVPSDPAAEPPSAGALRFVIQEHHARRLHYDLRLEHDGVYVSWAVPKGVPETPKRNHLAVMTEDHPLSYGTFEGRIPAGEYGAGEVTIWDTGTYEAEKWRPDEVIFTVTGREDGPLGTARLALIRTDGEGEKSTWLLHRMKDDAVSAASTAPWPDELSPSRLRPMLAENSTPSLAAAAAGRWGEPWAEMKWDGVRALAFWDGERMLLRARSGTDITDRYPELTADPGLGRAACILDGEIVALDERGRPSFPLLQSRMHLTKAAEIRREAERIPVHLHVFDVLALDREDLTALPLHERRRRLEGLSRDLNPPWIMPPVFDDLDAALEASTAFSLEGVMVKNPASVYRPGRRSDQWLKIKHVAAQEVVIGAIRPGRNGRGGIGSLLMGVPSPEGLRYVGRVGTGFNERELRRLDQVLQPLRTDASPFLDVPRADASDALWVRPEIVAEVGYAEVTPDGRLRQARWRGLRPDKSPDQVRNET; this is encoded by the coding sequence ATGTCCGCACGCGAGCAGACCGTCGACGTCGAGGGCCGCCGCATCCGCGTCAGCCATCTCGACAAGGTGCTCTATCCCGCCACCGGCACGACCAAAGCCGAGGTCATCGACTACTACGCGCGCATCGCGCCGCTGCTGCTCCCCCATCTCGACGGCCGACCCGTGACCCGCAAACGTTGGCCCGACGGCGTGGCATCCGAGCCCTTCTTCGCGAAGAACCTCGAGCGGAGCGCCCCCGAGTGGCTGCGGCGTCAGAGCATCGAGCACTCCACCGGCACGAAGGACTACGTGCTCGTCGACGACGTCCCTACCCTGGTGTGGCTCGCGCAGACCGCCAGCCTCGAGTTGCACACCCCGCAGTGGCGCTTCGGCGCCGACGGGCGCCCCTCGGACCCCGACCGGCTCGTCCTCGACCTCGACCCGGGCGACGACATCGACCTTCCCACGGTGGCCGAAGTCGCGCGATGGGCGCGCGCGATCCTCACGGATGCGGGCCTCACACCTTTCCCCGTCACGAGCGGCAGCAAGGGCATCCACCTGTACTGCGCGCTCCCGGCCGGTCAGACGAGCGAGGCGGCGTCCGCGCTGGCGAAGGAGCTGGCACGGTCGCTCGAGGCCGACCACCCCGATCTCGTCGTCAGCAGCATGTCGCGGGCCCTGCGTCCCGGGAAGGTTTTCGTCGACTGGTCGCAGAACAACGGCAAGAAGACGACCATCGCCCCGTACTCGCTGCGCGGCCGGGCGCGGCCGACGGTGGCGGCGCCGCGCACCTGGGAGGAGCTGAACGACCGCGGGCTCGCGCAGCTCGATCTGACGCAGGTGCTCGCACGCGCCGAGACCGACGGCGACCTCCTCGCACCGCTCCGCCCCCGACGCGGCGCTGCCGACCCCCTCCGCACCTACATCTCCAAGCGATCCGCCGACCGCACGCCCGAGCCGGTTCCCTCCGATCCCGCCGCCGAGCCGCCATCCGCGGGCGCGCTGCGGTTCGTCATCCAGGAGCATCACGCCCGGCGCCTGCACTACGACCTGCGCCTCGAGCACGACGGGGTGTACGTGAGCTGGGCCGTGCCCAAAGGCGTTCCGGAGACGCCGAAGCGCAATCACCTCGCCGTCATGACCGAAGACCACCCACTCTCGTACGGCACTTTCGAGGGCAGGATCCCGGCGGGCGAGTACGGCGCGGGCGAGGTGACGATCTGGGACACCGGCACCTACGAGGCGGAGAAGTGGCGACCGGACGAGGTCATCTTCACCGTCACGGGGCGGGAGGACGGGCCCCTCGGTACCGCCCGGCTCGCTCTCATCCGCACCGACGGCGAGGGCGAGAAATCGACCTGGCTCCTGCACCGGATGAAGGACGACGCGGTGTCGGCCGCATCCACTGCCCCATGGCCCGACGAGCTCTCGCCGTCTCGCCTGCGTCCGATGCTCGCCGAGAACTCGACACCCAGCCTGGCGGCGGCCGCCGCCGGACGATGGGGCGAGCCGTGGGCCGAGATGAAGTGGGACGGCGTGCGCGCCCTCGCGTTCTGGGACGGCGAGCGGATGCTGCTGCGCGCCCGCAGCGGAACCGACATCACCGACCGATACCCCGAACTCACCGCGGACCCGGGTCTCGGGCGCGCCGCCTGCATCCTCGACGGGGAGATCGTCGCGCTGGATGAGCGCGGGCGGCCGAGCTTCCCCCTGCTGCAGTCGCGCATGCACCTCACGAAGGCGGCGGAGATCCGGCGCGAGGCGGAGCGCATCCCCGTGCACCTGCACGTGTTCGACGTCCTCGCTCTCGACAGAGAGGACCTGACCGCCCTCCCGCTGCACGAGCGCCGCAGGCGCCTCGAGGGCCTGTCCCGAGACCTGAATCCCCCGTGGATCATGCCGCCCGTGTTCGACGACCTGGATGCGGCGCTCGAGGCCAGCACCGCGTTCTCGCTCGAGGGCGTCATGGTGAAGAACCCGGCATCCGTGTACCGGCCGGGCAGGCGGAGCGACCAGTGGCTGAAGATCAAGCACGTCGCCGCGCAGGAGGTCGTGATCGGCGCGATCCGGCCCGGTCGCAACGGCCGCGGCGGCATCGGGTCGCTGCTCATGGGCGTGCCCTCACCCGAAGGGCTGCGTTACGTCGGCCGGGTGGGGACAGGCTTCAATGAACGGGAGCTGCGCCGGCTCGACCAGGTGCTGCAGCCGCTGCGCACCGACGCTTCGCCCTTCCTGGACGTGCCGCGCGCCGATGCCTCGGATGCGCTCTGGGTGCGCCCGGAGATCGTGGCGGAAGTCGGCTACGCCGAGGTCACGCCCGACGGCAGGCTGCGACAGGCACGCTGGCGCGGGCTTCGGCCCGACAAGAGCCCCGATCAGGTGCGCAACGAGACGTGA
- a CDS encoding Ku protein — MRSIWKGAVAFGLVNVPVKVYSATEDHDVSLHQVHAADGGRIRYQRVCELDGEVVPYADIDRAYDDGDRTVVLTKEDLESLPAEKSREISVVEFVPSDQVDLLTLDKAYYLEPDSSSPKAYVLLRRTLEQTDRTAIVQFSLRQKTRLAALRVRGDVLVLQTLLWADEVREASFPSLDEDVKISAKELELSAALVDSFSSDFDPTEFRDEYQEQLRTLIEAKLEKGESVDTSATFGEEDDEGKDGGEVIDLMAALRASVERSRASKKDASSTSDDKPAAKRKKSSKAS; from the coding sequence ATGAGGTCGATATGGAAGGGCGCGGTCGCGTTCGGGCTCGTGAACGTGCCGGTGAAGGTGTATTCGGCGACCGAGGACCACGACGTGTCGCTGCACCAGGTGCACGCGGCGGACGGAGGCCGCATCCGGTATCAGCGCGTCTGCGAGCTCGACGGCGAGGTCGTGCCGTACGCCGACATCGACCGCGCATACGACGACGGCGACCGCACGGTGGTGCTCACGAAGGAGGACCTGGAGTCGCTGCCGGCGGAGAAATCACGCGAGATCTCGGTGGTCGAGTTCGTGCCGAGCGATCAGGTCGATCTGCTCACCCTCGACAAGGCGTACTACCTCGAACCGGATTCGTCGTCACCGAAGGCGTACGTGCTGCTGCGGCGCACGCTCGAGCAGACGGACCGTACCGCGATCGTGCAGTTCTCCCTGCGCCAGAAGACGCGGCTGGCCGCGTTGCGCGTACGCGGTGACGTGCTCGTGCTGCAGACGCTGCTCTGGGCGGACGAGGTGCGCGAGGCATCCTTCCCGTCGCTGGACGAGGACGTGAAGATCTCCGCCAAGGAGCTCGAGCTCTCGGCGGCGCTCGTCGACAGCTTCTCGTCCGACTTCGATCCCACCGAGTTCCGCGACGAGTATCAGGAGCAGCTGCGCACGCTGATCGAGGCGAAGCTCGAAAAGGGGGAGAGCGTCGACACCTCGGCCACCTTCGGCGAGGAGGACGACGAGGGGAAGGACGGCGGCGAGGTCATCGACCTCATGGCGGCCCTGCGAGCCAGCGTCGAGCGCAGTCGGGCGTCCAAGAAGGACGCGTCATCCACGAGCGACGACAAGCCCGCGGCGAAGCGGAAGAAGAGCTCGAAGGCGTCGTGA